The sequence CACGTCTGTCACACTGTACTGTCACAGATCCAGGAATCACTCTGTAGCCATAGCAGAAATCATAGATCTCGTCAATTTTGATCTGTGCTGGCAGATTTGAAAGCTTCACACAGCTGGGTTTATCAAACTGCTGCCCAGATTGCCCAAAGCCTTGATTCGAGgggccctctcctctgcctccaaaAGCGTCAGGGTGATCTAACTGTAGGTCATACTGGCCTCCTCTTCGCCCAAAAGTGTGAACAGGCATATCATGATGGTGTGGGTGGATGTCTGGTGGAGCCAAGGCATCCATGTACACTTCGTCTGCAGAGAAATTAGGTCTGCGATCTTGCGTTGCCGGATATCTCACCTCACCAGTTTCCCTTGGAATGTCATTCTGGCCAAAACCTTTTGGGTCAGATATACCAAACTCTCGCATCTGAGCCCGGGAGATGCATTTCAACATTACCTCTGAACCCAGAAAACGTTGCCCATTCAGAGACTGTGCCATCACTGCCTCGTTTTCAGTTTGAAAAATGAGCAGTGCTTCACCAAGTCCAGCTCCATGTTCATCTCGGAGCAGAATAAGGGAATCTTCTGAAATTCTAAAGCCATGGAAGAAGTCCATAATCTCCACCTTGCGAACATCAAAAGGGAGATTGCGCACATAGAGGCAAACTCTGTCTGAGTCAAACTCCTCTTTGCTGGGGGATGGTGATATTTGACCTGAATGTCTGAGCCTCTTTTGGTCATCTAGCTGCTGGTTCATTGACTGCAGCATGGCAATCATCTTCTCTTTAGAAATAGGAGATACAGTCACGGTTTTGTTGGCCAACTGTTCCTTGTGGCGAGACAGGCCAGCACAATAGTCCCTTAGACCACTGAACAAGACAAAAGCAGCCCTTGTTCTTTTCCCATATTTATCGTTTACATGAATGATCTGATCATCCTTCAAGGGAATGGGGTGGAAAAATCCTTTTATGTCCCTCTTCTCCACAGCATAAGAAATGTTCTCTACCATCACACAAAACTCCTCCttagaaggagaggaagatcgAGAACGGTATGCCACAGGTGAGCGTGATTTCGGGCGATCAGGTACATGTTTTCTTGAAGTGTACGAAGGGCTTGGCTTGGGACTGTACTCAGTGGGGTCTATGGCTGGTTCACTGCCTCCACCTGCCTCCAACCACTGCTTCTCAGCACTTGGATTGACGCGAACGTACCGAGATCCAATGTATTCACGGTCCCTCTTCAGACCCTCAGCAGCATCCTGGCTTGTTGCAAATTTCACCATGCCAGAACCGTTTAGCATGTCACGATTATTTCTCATAAGAATTATGTCATCAACCCGCAATCCCTCAAAAAATTGCAGGACATCGTCCTTCGTGACTGAAAACGGCATGCCGAACAAATGCAAGTACACGTTATCTTTGCTATCTGGTCCAGGTTGCCTTATCTGACTGCGTCTCCCACTGGAAAGTGACCCATTTCCAGTCTCTGGGTGAAGATTCCCATCTGCTCTTGGTCGCTCCATGGAAAGTTTCCCACCAAAAGACAATGGTTCAGCTTCTGCAGGTCGACCATTGTCTTTGTACATCCTCCTACTATTGCCCTCTGGCTTCTTAGTGCTTGCCTCAAGAACCTTTTGCATCTCCGATCTGCTACTCAGCAGTAAGTTAACAGGAGACCCCTTAATGCAACCGCCCGAGCGAGTCATTGCACGCCTGGCATCTTCATCAGATGCAAAGATGATGAATGCTTCCTCAAGTTCGCCACCAACGATATGCACCCCACCATCTGGGATTTTGAGGCCAGTGAAGAAATTGCGAATATCCTCAGAACCAGCCGTGATTCTGAGTCCCTGTAATCGGATGACCACAGCCATAACGAAGAACAAAACAACAGCacctgcagacagagaggcataCAAAACAGCATTATTGGTGACGCAACAAAGCCACCACACCAACTTCCAGGACCTTCTTCTTTATGCTGTCTCAGCACCAGACCAAACACACTTGAGTAGAGCAGGATTAGCTAAACGCTGACCATTAAACAACACTTTTTCTACAGTGTAACCAAATCCACTGCATTTACACTGAACCAACAGTTAAATGAAACCTTGAGGATAGATTTTTTAGAAATTCACAAAGGATAGATCAATATCCTGCCAAGCCGCCCAAACTGTGAGCAAGTTAGTTAAACTGAAAGCATCCTTCCAGCTCATGCAGAATCATCCATCAGCCTCCAACAACTTTCTCTATGTTAATTGGTTTCCACATAGCAAATACTTTGATAATTCCATAAAAGCCTGAGGATGCATTCTGTTTTCGGTCTCAAAACAACATGCAGTTGTCCATTTCATACAAGCTAAAAGGCTAATTTCATTCAGTTGGCAAACAGGTGAGGGAGTTGTGACATTGAGTTTCCCAATGCACCAGTCCCAGGATAGAATTCTCCTCACAATGACATACAAAATTGccattctgtgtttgtcttcacaAAAACAATTTCACCTCAAATATTTTCCCATGAAAATACACATTAAGTGTAATGTATGTTGTATTCATTGTAACTCCCTCATCCAAATACATGTTATGTAGGTAGCATAACACACCAAAGCCAAATCAAACCATGCCCACATggaagcacctcatacccacagAGAACCATTTACAAACACTCCAGAAAGGTACCATTGGCAGAAATATGTTACATCCAAGCACTACAAAACACTACAAAGACCCAAAGATCTAAATCCCTCACAACACACTCCTCACCCTATTTACGGAGCAACAATGAAATGTCGATTACACAGCAGGACCACGCACAATACATTGCCAGTATTCCCCAGTAGCATAGGGGTAGTTATGGGTGTAACCATCATTCAGATACTTCCAGATGACACTAGACACCATTGGCTAGTATAATGATGCTGAGTGATGTACTATCAGCTCTTAAAACTGGCAAACAACAGGAAAACTATTATCCCAGAGGTAACGGACATCCTCTTTGCAGTCCTGCCACCATAGGCCCAATCAATAGAagattatatatgtatataatcaGATTCAGAATCTTATATCCTAGTAGCAAACAGTCCAGTAGAGAAAAATATGAATCTCCAAAGTCACAAGAGGCAATGATAACTTTGCCTTTGAGCCAACACAGACAAACTACAAAGATTGGTGTTGATAAAATGAAGGGACATCTGGCTCCACCCGTAGACCTCCAAGGGGCACACATTCAAAAACTACCATAACAAAATCCATTTTGTAGAAAAGACCCAAAAAAGGCGAACACTAGCAAGCTTCCAACCTCCATTGGATTTCACTGCTCTTCGTTTCACCAAAAGCTGTGCGTTGTTATGCATCTGGGCATATGAGCATCAGTATGTCAGCATGTAAACATAGTCACTTGAATTACAGATGGCTGCAGAGCTACCTGTCAAGGTAGTAGATAGATACACATTTGAGCATGTGCCCTGTGTCCATAAAGGGGCCTGAACAAAACTCCACCCAATTTCAACCCTACAGGCCTGAATTTCCAAGGTCAAACGTAATAATGGCAAAAACCCCAATTCCTGTGATTTGTTCATGGGATCCATAATAAAGAAATGCCTTAAGAATGCAGATTGTCCAAGTTCAAATGGGCCAGAAAACACATGCTTAGGCATTGCTCATCAGCTGTGAAGACAGAACCTAGGCAATAATAGTAACAGACTGGAATCCTCTTCGCAGACAAACTAAGTTCAATGGTTGAGCACGGAGCAAGAAGAACAACGTCCTGTTTCAAACTGCATGTCAAAAGATGACACCTTTCACTACACCGGCTAAGTACCGGGGAATACCACTCAAATGGCTACCTTATGCCAACATACATAGGCGCGCATACAGATCAAACACCAGTCCCGCAATTGCATGTATTACATGCACAAGAATATATTCTCAGACCCTTAACTGAGAACTTGTCGACGGTCAAAGAAAACCTTTGCAAAGAACAGTTTTGCCATGTTTGACAGTAAGACACGCACGCCAGACCTGAGACCTTAAATCTCAGGCAGCCACAGGAATGAGCATCACCGTACCCTGATAGCCTAACCACGGTGTCTTCAACTGAAAATGTTAACACGATGTTGTCTAGTCTAGACAGAGAACAAAGAAAGCACAGTAACGTTACACTAAAAATATTGGCATTCTCGT is a genomic window of Clupea harengus chromosome 1, Ch_v2.0.2, whole genome shotgun sequence containing:
- the rbm12bb gene encoding RNA binding motif protein 12Bb, whose amino-acid sequence is MAVVIRLQGLRITAGSEDIRNFFTGLKIPDGGVHIVGGELEEAFIIFASDEDARRAMTRSGGCIKGSPVNLLLSSRSEMQKVLEASTKKPEGNSRRMYKDNGRPAEAEPLSFGGKLSMERPRADGNLHPETGNGSLSSGRRSQIRQPGPDSKDNVYLHLFGMPFSVTKDDVLQFFEGLRVDDIILMRNNRDMLNGSGMVKFATSQDAAEGLKRDREYIGSRYVRVNPSAEKQWLEAGGGSEPAIDPTEYSPKPSPSYTSRKHVPDRPKSRSPVAYRSRSSSPSKEEFCVMVENISYAVEKRDIKGFFHPIPLKDDQIIHVNDKYGKRTRAAFVLFSGLRDYCAGLSRHKEQLANKTVTVSPISKEKMIAMLQSMNQQLDDQKRLRHSGQISPSPSKEEFDSDRVCLYVRNLPFDVRKVEIMDFFHGFRISEDSLILLRDEHGAGLGEALLIFQTENEAVMAQSLNGQRFLGSEVMLKCISRAQMREFGISDPKGFGQNDIPRETGEVRYPATQDRRPNFSADEVYMDALAPPDIHPHHHDMPVHTFGRRGGQYDLQLDHPDAFGGRGEGPSNQGFGQSGQQFDKPSCVKLSNLPAQIKIDEIYDFCYGYRVIPGSVTVQCDRRGLNGSSTVVFESHREALTAVKELHGRPIGKRKVSVKFE